From the genome of Candidatus Thermokryptus mobilis:
CCAAACCTTTTTAAAGCTTGAAAGTGAAAATTTAATTGGTTATTTTTATTTCGGCTTAACAATAAACCCGAAATAGAAAGATGAGGCACTTAATTATCCTATCACTTCTAATTATCTCACTTATCACTACATCACATTCACTCTATGTCAAAAATGAGCCAAAAATCAGTAATGAAACTCAGGAGTGCATTGATTGTCATACTGCGATTCACCCTGGTATAGTTTCGTCCTGGGAAAAAAGCAGACACAGCAAAATTACCCCAGCTGAGGCGATTAAAAAAGAAGCACTTGAAAGACGAGTTTCGTTTTCATCCCTTGAGGAGAGATTAAAAAATGTAGTTGTGGGCTGTTACGAGTGTCACTCCTTGAACACCGAAAATCATAAAGACGCTTTTGAACATTATGGGTATAAAATCAATGTAATTGTTTCGCCAAACGATTGTGCCGTTTGTCATCCTGTTGAAGCTGAACAGTACTCAAAGAACTTAATGGCGTTCGCCCATACAAATCTCGTTGAGAATAAACTCTACCGAGATTTAATGAAATCAGTTAACAACCCACATACATTTGAGAAAGGCAGAATAGAGATAAAGGGGAACAATAAATTAACTGAATATGAGTCCTGTCTTTATTGCCATGGTACCAAAATAGAAGTAAAGGGTTTTGAAACAAGAGAGACGCAACTTGGAGAGGCAATTTTCCCAATTTTAGAAGGTTGGCCAAATCAAGGTGTTGGAAGGATAAATCCAGATGGAAGTCGTGGCTCTTGTTCAGCATGTCATACCCGTCACGAATTTTCAATTGAGGTTGCAAGAAAACCATACACTTGCGCCGAATGTCATAAAGGTCCCGATGTTCCAGCTTTTAAAGTTTATGAAGTAAGCAAACACGGAAATATCTTCAGCTCGGAATATCATAAGTATAACTTTGATGAAGTGCCTTGGAAGATCGGGAAAGATTTTTCTGTTCCGACCTGTGCGACTTGTCATGTTTCATTGATCACCTCACCGGATGGGAAAGAAGTTATCGCGGAAAGAACGCATCAAATGAATGATAGACTCTCGTGGAGATTGTTCGGCGTCCCTTATGCTCAACCTCATCCCATCAAGCCAGATCTCTCGGATGTGAAGAATTCAGCCGGCTTACCATTAATCGTAGAATTGACTGGGGAACCTGTAAGGCAATTCGTCATATCAAAAGATGAACAGCGAAAAAGAAATCAAGCGATGAAAAATATCTGCAATAACTGCCACAGTGTAAGCTGGGTTAATGGTCATTTTGAAAGATTGGAAAACACAATAAAGGAAACAAACAGTCTAACACTTGAAGCGACGAAAATTTTGACAGAATTCTGGAAGAACGGTTTTGCAAAAGGTTTACCGCAGAACCAGAATATCTTTGACGAAAAGATTGAAAGGGTTTGGACATCAATCTGGCTAATGTATGCGAATTCAACACGATTTGCATCCGCAATGGCCGGTGGCGGCGATTATGGGGTCTTTGCTGATGGTAGATATCAATTGACTGAAAAACTCTACGAGATGAGCGAGATGCTGGAAATGAAAAAGAAAATGAAAAAATCCCAATCAAACAAAGATTGAAAAAGATTTTACTTTAATTAGTGGTGAACTTTATCAAAAACAAAAGGAGAACAAAGAACTACAAGATATCCAGTTATCAAGTCAATTCACTATGCCCATATCTTTTTCCTTTTTTAATTTTTAATTCATTCGCCTTTCATTAAAGATGATATAAGATTCCATTGTTTGGCGAAAATATAGCTGAAAGGGGACAAATACAGGCTATGTTTGTAATTGAGGAGAGCGCACTTTGCTTCATTCTCTACCACCTGCGCGAAATCGGCAGAAACATTGATGAAATTTTGAAAATTGTAAAGTCTCTTCAAACCGCTAACACACGCAAGGGGCTATTCCAGTAATTGACCTAACAACGAGCTCATCGGTGATAAGGTTACTTCCAGCATCTGATGTGAAAACAGCACAGAAAAGATTGAAACAGTATGAGTGCTATGATTGACGATTCCACATCAAGAAAATTAAATAATTTAACACCCTCTAACTTCAATTCAATCCTATCCAGTTCAAATCGCAACAAAAAAGTCCAAGCGTGAGCTTAGGTCCCAAACTTTTCGTCCGATATCGGATTATAAAAGGCAAACCTTTAAGCGACTTTCAACTTGAATTTATACAATTTTGTGTATTAAATTTCAGACAAAGCAACTACACTTGAGTATGAACTTTAAAGAGAAACTCTTAAGAGCGATCTCAAAAAACAATTCGCTTTTATGTCTCGGGCTTGATACAGATATAGAAAAACTTCCATCTCACCTATCCAAGACCCCAGAATCGGTTATTGATTTTAATCGTTCTATAATTGAAGCGACATCAGATATCGTTTGCGCCTACAAGGTAAATTCTGCGTTTTATGAATCAATGGGCGCAGTTGGTTTTGAAATTTTAAAATCAACGATTGAAATCATCCCTGATTGGATTCCGGTGGTGCTTGATTCAAAACGCTCGGACATAGCTTCAAGTGCTCGTATGTATGCGAAGGCAGCATTCGTTGAAATTGGGGCTGACGCCATTACAGTAAATCCATATTTTGGAGTTGAGGCAATTGAACCATTTGTTGAGTTCAAAAATAAATTCACATTTGTGACAATTTTAAGTTCA
Proteins encoded in this window:
- a CDS encoding multiheme c-type cytochrome, which encodes MRHLIILSLLIISLITTSHSLYVKNEPKISNETQECIDCHTAIHPGIVSSWEKSRHSKITPAEAIKKEALERRVSFSSLEERLKNVVVGCYECHSLNTENHKDAFEHYGYKINVIVSPNDCAVCHPVEAEQYSKNLMAFAHTNLVENKLYRDLMKSVNNPHTFEKGRIEIKGNNKLTEYESCLYCHGTKIEVKGFETRETQLGEAIFPILEGWPNQGVGRINPDGSRGSCSACHTRHEFSIEVARKPYTCAECHKGPDVPAFKVYEVSKHGNIFSSEYHKYNFDEVPWKIGKDFSVPTCATCHVSLITSPDGKEVIAERTHQMNDRLSWRLFGVPYAQPHPIKPDLSDVKNSAGLPLIVELTGEPVRQFVISKDEQRKRNQAMKNICNNCHSVSWVNGHFERLENTIKETNSLTLEATKILTEFWKNGFAKGLPQNQNIFDEKIERVWTSIWLMYANSTRFASAMAGGGDYGVFADGRYQLTEKLYEMSEMLEMKKKMKKSQSNKD
- the pyrF gene encoding orotidine-5'-phosphate decarboxylase, whose translation is MNFKEKLLRAISKNNSLLCLGLDTDIEKLPSHLSKTPESVIDFNRSIIEATSDIVCAYKVNSAFYESMGAVGFEILKSTIEIIPDWIPVVLDSKRSDIASSARMYAKAAFVEIGADAITVNPYFGVEAIEPFVEFKNKFTFVTILSSNPGAFDFQYLKCGDKFLFQIIAEKFISAGFENLGFVVGATRGTDIKIVRELSGEKLFLIPGIGAQAGEIESAVRYGINDEKAVLINVSRAIIYASSSTDFAERAREKAVEYKEKINKIIEQI